A segment of the Diachasmimorpha longicaudata isolate KC_UGA_2023 chromosome 5, iyDiaLong2, whole genome shotgun sequence genome:
TATTCGAATTTACCTTGGTTGAGTTGCATTGGCAGGTCGGCCGtttggaaattcaatgaaaccaTTTGGCACCCAGCGTTCCAAAAGACCTGAAGCAAATTCGTTAGTCTTTCATCAATACATGTGTTGGCTACAAAAACAAGTGCAACGACATAATATATTTCCAACGGATTATTCTAgcatggaaatatttttacctgTGGCATGTAATTAGAGGAGTCGGCTCGTGTGCCTTTCGGGTAGATCCGACTCATTTGGCGTTTGTTATAATTGACAAATTCAATAGCTGATGTCTTCAAGTGATTTAGACCGGTGTTCTCGGCGAAGGAAGACATGTTGTAGTGGATATTCTTCTCTGAAGGAACGGAACAACATTGCCTTGTGTAACGGGGCCTTTTTCGCATACTATAATGACACCATTGCACAAACTTACGTTCTGCGATGTCGAAACCTTGGAACTTTATTGGTTGAGCATAATTCACCATAGAAGACAGCCAGGGATGGACATTGGTGGTGCTACCAGTGTAAGGTACTTGCTGAACAACAGCCAGTTCCAGGCTGTCTCCTAGACCGGCTGGGCCGCCGCTGGCATTCTGCGACTGTTGCTGTACGATGACATCAACAATTGCAGAGTCTACCTGGTAACAAGGGATTGCTAGGGttcaaaagtattttagagTACCATAAATACGAGATTAAAGAGTGTTGTGCTCTGTCATTACAACAATTCTTTGCATAGGTATATTTGGATTACCGACTGCTGTTGTTCGACAACTGCTGCCACTCCTGGTGGGGCACTGGCATCTTCTTTCACTTCGTCTTCAATGACAAATTGTCCCTGCTTGAAAAGCTCCAATTCCTGCTTCTCGACTTCTGGCTTTAGTCTTTTATTCTTAATGAGAATCTTACGTTTCAGCATACTTGGTGGGGGCAGCGAGACGCCGGGCTCCAGCTGATTAATTTACGAATTCATCAGTTGATCAATTAACAGTGGTCGCACGCAGAGaagttttttttagaaaaattctagtgctGATAATGaacctaatgaaaaaaatgaaactaatCGTTAACTGACCGGATAATCTCTCAAGGGCTCCTTCAACAGCAGATCACCCAGAATCTCGTCGCAATATTTCGCCAGTTTGTACTGCTGAGTCTTGCTACAGTGATTCTCGAAACTCAAAATGACTGGATAATCAGAGGTGACGAAAGCCGTGTCTCGGACAGCGTAAATGACATCTTTGAATAAGATGTCAGTGCACATTGCTTTCCCATGGGTAATGATGGGCTCTTCGTCTTCGCCTTTACCGTCCCAACAGTCCAACTCAACGCATCTGTTGACAGAGAAATGGAATTGATGATCTGTGGCAAATATCTTCGAGGTAGGAATGGAAAGCAATTTTATTACCTGCAACCTGCCAGCAACACTTGTCTGTACATTTCCACGCTACTCTTGCCACCGAACTGACGCCCACTCAGATAGGTATTATGACTTGAATTTATGTAATAATGGGACAATGGTTGATCCATGTCCATGTAGACGTCCAGTCTATCCAGAAATACTGGGGCATTCTCGTCCGACATAAGGTACCTTATGAAGCCGTCCTTCGTCATTGTCTCTACAAACAATGAATgagagaaattatttgaatcCGCCTTTTTCAATTCGCGTATTTGGCCTAAATATTacggtaaaaaaataatacgcgATACAATCCCTTGTTCTCCTATTAATTGAACGAActaaaaattttgtattggaggagattaatcaatttaaattGTCACTGGTGAGTGGAGGGTCCCAGAAGACAATAGGAACATCTAATATTTACTGACTTAATATATTTGATCGATGTGAACAAAGTAAATGCAGTcccaattttctaaagtgctTCTGTCATCAATCGATCATTCCAACCATTTTCGGAGGAGTTAGACATAGAGAACATAAATgaaatatcaaaataaaataaaatctattAGGATAACGATGggaatatttcatgaaataaactTTGCCATTTTTGTTCACCCACTTCCGTAAAAGTGATGATGTCAGATGCGGACGTTTCCGTGATGCCATGTCATGTCACCTCGTTAATGGGTAGAACCGCAATTTGTAGAGGGATATCTCACGGGATTGTGGTATATTTATCCCTCCCTATAGGATGATAAGGACTTTCAGCATGCACATTTGTGTCGAACGTGGAACCCTAACGTAAGATTTAGGACCGTAATGTTTAGGCCATTAACCGACTATTGGTGCTCATTCTGTAATAAGGTGGAGAGCTAAAAGCTCGTAGGAGATGTATAGCTCATACATACCTGATCGACTAAATTTTTAAGGTGGGGGAATTAAGAAAGGGGGATGGTCCCTGATGAATCATGCAATATTCGAATAAATCTACCTGAAATATGTGTATCATAAACTTTTCAAGTGAATTGCACATCAAATTTTCGGCCTGTGCTACTTTGGGAAagcaataaaattgattttataggAGATCGAGAGAAAAGGGAAGGAAACTTtgagtggaaaaatattattccgaTTCGGGGTATGGAAATGCCTGCTGCGGGGAATGAGATGGGTCGGAAGAACATCATCAAAAAAGACCCGTTAAATGAACTTGGGAAAAATGAGCTTTCGGTTGATTCAACTCGTATCAAATTAAACGTCCGTCAATGTAATTTCCTCGTTATGCTGCCTTCTGCAGAAATATGAGGAAAATCTGTGCTTGTGAATGGGATTCTGAGCGTTGCTAtctattttgttttgtttcctCGTGAAAAGAATAATCGatgtttctcatttatttcgcTGAAATGGTATTTTCCGGAGAGGGGAACTACTCTGAAGCATTTGAGAAGGATTGCTTCGAATGTTATGCTCCAAGTGACTGATCACTTGTTATATTTAGTTCCGGCGTTGATATGAATAGTTCTGTTATTAATTTCCTCATGCTTATAAACTCGTGTCAAGTCACTTGTTATTGCGACTCGATGTTGTTTATTCTCGATACTATGTTTGCAGATTTTCCATTCTGCTTCGGTTATATTTTCtcccattttgttatttttaatcgCGGATATTCATTCGAGCGTTATTAATGCCATATTTTCTGTACTCGGCGGATTATTTTCTTCCAGTTTTTTCGAGTCCTTCGAACTTTCGAAGTTCAAGTTTGTTTCGTTgctaaatttttttacgaggTCAAACTTATACTCGATTAGGATTGGAACAGCCCGCCGACCGAAAATGGTCATCGTAAAAACCGTTTTCCCACTCAAAGTTCGCTCGACAGTAAAAGAACATAAATCACAGACGTCTATTGATATACATCAATCAATGTTaggagaaaaatatcatcaaGATCTCACTTTGATTTCTTGCTACTTCAGTCTGCTCGTAGTCATGGATAATCTCTGATGCTCTTTTCTCGTCGTACAGTGGATACAGTATCTCATTGAGAGTTGgatctcgctgtttctcgttCAAAAATGTAATCAGCTGTTCCAAATTGATTGTATCGGCTTTACCCTGAGTGCTGTGAAGagtaagaaaaatttattgcagtgaaaaaaatcgaaaatctgcATTTTATTGGCAGAATTCAAAGTAAATTGAAGCATCCCGATGGGATAAAAATACCAACATGGATTGGAACAATTCTTCAATATCATTTCTGGGGCAGATTTTATGGTAAAGTGCATAAAATGCTTCGAAGGTGAAATCATCGGGCTCTATAACATCattctgaaaataaaaatgtttccaTGAGCTTTTGAAACCCTTTTTACAATCTGTTGTTCTACTCGAGATaatgattttcttcatttctcgCTGAATTTCACGGTTAACACTCACTTTTCCGCTTGGCAAACCAAGTTCAGAGAGACAGTGATAAACGAGCTTCTCTGTTTTCCCTGATGCGAAGGTCCTTGCAACTACCTTCACCGGAACTTTTCCGTTGGGATCCACTAGCATTCTCAATCTCATCCaactttgaagagaaaaacaaTCGTGAACTTGTGCAAGCACTGACTATTGCtcacatttaattattaagGTTTTAACGTACTGTTTTTTTAGACATGTCAACGGGCAAACGTTATTAGCTTTTACATTATGTGTAATTCGACGAATCCCACTCAGCCACACCTGAAGGGTCAAAACAAACAATTAGTTGACTAATTTTGGAAACGCAGTGTCACGGGCCGagacaaaaattcaataaaaatcatcaggAAAAAAAACCTAATAATTCGGTTTTGAAATAGCATCTGGCAGCaaagtaaaattcaataaaagctGTGAGTCAGgactgaaaataataataattattccaataatgaaattttacggaCAATTGTTGATTGTCCGGAAGTTTTGATTTGGGGAGCACATATAGAGGAAAATATCCAATGGAATTTACGCAGGTTTTTCATAATTCCGAGGCGAAAtgtgattataaaaattttacggaatttcTGCTGAATATTTGCCTCAGCGCCTGTGATTTTAGGTATGTCGTTCCTGCGGGCTGTTTTTTTCTAGTCATTCGTCCGTTAGTCACCATGAAATGTGGGAAGTTCATACAGTAGAACGTGCGATGAGTTATTCTGTCACAAGTTTGAAACCTCTCATAAGTTATGCGGAATCACCGGCCACCGCTGATATAACGGAAAATTTGGTGGCAGAAACGCTTCCACAACTTCTGATTGGGCACATGCAGTTTAACTTATGAGCTTTCGTCGAGCCATTTGCCATACGTTATCACACGTTCCACTGACAGTCATTTTTGAGAGACACGTGAGCCAATTTTCAGGGCCCCTGGTTTCTGCTATCCCTTAAGGATATCCACGTAATTTGCGCCAGGTATTTTGTAAGTCGCATGGATCCGAAGCTTTCGGCGATTTTACAACCGTTTTATTATGGGAAATTCGCTCATTTGAACCCCGAATGttcaaaaacaataattatgcACGAAatgtcttcattttttattttgtcataCAACTTGACTGATAAATTTGGTCTCCAAAGTTACTTGAATATCCTCAAGTACAAGGAACCCTGATGTTGACCTTCATAAGTGGGGTCTGCTGAGTCTCCTAACAATGGAAACGGAAACCTGTAATTTACCTTCGCCGTAGCAGCGTCTGAACAAACAATGTGCTGATAATTTATATTGGTGTAATCGACTCCAGAGCATATGGTCAGACTTTTATCATCCAACTGTTCGCCATGCTTCACGACCAACTTATCATAGAGCTTCGGGTCCTACATTGGTGTGATAACAAaaccataattaattaataatcgcATCTGTAAAGAGTACCAGAGcggcttcaatttttttttcaatttttccacctCCAATTTGCTCCAACATTTATGATACAATAGAGTACGCACCAGATGACATGTAATGGTGCGGGCAATATTGACGATATTGAATTTAAGcggaaaaatatcgaactgaCTCGACCTTCACTACCAGCCGGCGATTAGATTATTCAAGTCAAGATGttctttttgaaaaatactatcAAGCTTTTCTTGACATGTCGGTTATAAAACATGAACAAAAGATGATAAAATTTGTTTCGCACCTTAGGCACACCACCAGCTCGCACATCGCTCACTTGGCATAACTCGATAACGTCCCCATCCTGTGAATAACGAGTAGAAAATGTGATAAATAGATTGATCAAACAACGATATTGACTTGAGTATTCACAGGTGGAGAAAAGTGGCTGAAATTGGTTCATTACTACCTACTAATGGGCGGAACAAACGGTAGATTTAGCGGAATGATTGTACTATTGACTGGTAATGTACAAAGTCAAGAAATTCGATGAGTGTACAGGTGAAATTGACAGGTGTTACCAAATGGAGTAAGATAATAGTCGTGTAATGACTGAACCTGCGGTTTTATTATAAGCTTGAGTTAAAGTGTGTCCGACAACTGGAAGACATACACTGACTTTAACTTTGCTGAGTCAGTAAATAATCGTATTGGAAGTCTAGTGTCTGGAATGGGGGAATTTatctgatgttttttttatttgtaaatatttacgtttattttttgttaGAAATGTGTTCtgtgaaaatttctcttcttGAGACCAACAACATCGAGAAATATTCGGAACAATGAGATAAGGGTGGATGTATCCAGTAATCAAGTGACAATCTCACCTTGCCCTCACTCTGCCAATAGATGAAGAAACCGTATTCATCGACCTTGAACGTGCAATTCAGCTCAATTTCAGTGTTGTCCTTTTCCTCGGTCCAGCGATCACATACAGAACCAATGCGAAGTGCCTCCGGCACTTCCATTTgccaattgaattcaaatcTTTTAGTCATGTTTGTTTCAATAGATTTCTTAATTTTATTGGAGTTATGCCGGTTTTTCAAGCATTGGTGACGTCAAAAGGCCGCTGATTCATCCTCTTATTCCGAGCTAAACATAAAAATGTTCATTGTCATTATTATGCAGTTGTCATGAGTGAATGACGAAAGAGGAGATGAGAATCTATAGGATGGGTTGGGTGGAATCGATAAGCAGGCGCCAATCATCTGAATATTTCATAACTCCCTGGTACATCAGTGCTTTGGTCCACTGGGACATGCTTTCGGCTGACATGCGAAACGCTCCGAGTTTGATTCCCAGTTGGTTACACCGTAGGTCCTGGTCATTCACGTATAATCAATCacctgaataattaattacagccAGTGCAGGAGAtgttggaatattttaaaGGAGCCCGACCCTCCGGTCGCCCAACCCttgtccatttttttaatttttcaattttttaacttcACAAAGCGAAATATTCCGCAAAAATGGGGGATCAATGGACATATTCTGtagtcagtattttttttatgaatgggAGTAATTCTTGCTGAAGAAGAAGAATCTTACAGCCGCCAAATTCAAGAATTCCCAGgggttcaacaatttttatggagCTAGTAAAATATTTCTACGTTCCCGtccgtaaaatttctcaatcgttgaagaaaaattatggaacgacTTGTTGTCCCCACAGCGATGAATCATCCGACAGGTGGTTAGTTTTTACGGAACAAGCCCTAGAATTCACGTGTCAATTTGTATAATTTCAGTTCCGACTCccgtttttattgatttttgccTCGCTCAAGGATTATGATTCGAAATGTAATTTCCACTTTTTCTTCAGGTCACGAGAATTCgatcaaaatattcaatcaaatacctcaatgattttttaggTCATCAATCAATCGAAAAAGCGCAAAAATCACACACAAAAAACCAAtccattcattaacttttaatTAAAGGCGATTGATGAGGATCAACAATAGCGATATTGCCAGAACAACTTCAATTCCATCCATTCATTAGCGAACAGTTGAGTAAAAACTTTGTTACATACACAAAGTCTGGAGATTGAATTTtgcaacattaaaaaaaatctacaactTAAATTTGAACAATCCCAAAGTTTTCCTTTCACAGCAAAAATCCTCTTCAGAGTTTCTTTCGTCATATGTTTTAAAAGGAGCTGAAATGCCGGAATAATTTCAAAGTTCTGAAAACTTTGCGCAGTTATATGCCTACCCGAAtcaaatatcaatattttccgAAATCGATATTCAGTCATGATCGAATGTATGTCAACGAGAGGAGCAGACAGCCTCGATAACAAGAGTATAATCAGGAATCGATGGAATGGCTCTTGATGATGAATATTGCAGTGCGAACTAACTTCATGatgacaattaaattttccgagTGAAGCTCCACCCGCATTTGAATGAAcacatatatattttcatcACACACATGTATATATCGtctcgtatttttcaattcctggaaaatataaacaatgaaAACACATGGGTAAACTCGTGAGAGAAATTTATTCACGACGAATAAACTTTGAGGTTGCAAACTAGCATTTATgtctggaaaaaataataaatttgacaTTTGTGAGAGATCTCCCTCCATTCTGATATTATTCTTTGAATCGTGAACAACTCTCACTCTCCGAACTGGAGCTTTCGGTACCCTGAACCATTTATAATCCAAACACGGAGATGGGGAACGCTTTCGCTCGATGTTCATCAATCTGACTGATTTAATCCACTGCCATCGTTATTCATTACATCCAGTCCCATTTCCGTCAACATCGAGGGAAAATGTGTGAGCGAAAAAATCATACATTTTATCATTACCAAGAGACATTAATTCTTGACCCACATCCATCTTTTCAGCATGAGCTGTTCATCAATTTGCTGATGAAGCACAGCAACACCTTAATAAGAGAGGGATGTATCAGGAAGGGTATCTACAACACCCACACTTCTTCGTTAACAAGGTATCGAAAACTACTATCAACAAAAGTGATCGGAAATGAATATAACCGAACGCGCGTGGTACATGCACGTGTTGGAAACTCCTTTTTAtagccaaaaaaattgattgcttTGGTATTGAAGTTTCTATTTGGTTTTAGCTGATTCTATATTGATCTGAAAGTAGCGAACGATTCGATTTATGAGAATCTAGGGCTGTCACGAGATGAGAATTGACGTCGACGAGATCATCTCACGTTAAGGAGACGTGAAAGTTTGTGAGACtgacagaataaataaataaaatttttcgatgTCGTCTGAAGGAGTACTAAAAGTCTAATTGTCATGTCAGGTATTTAATTTCCggatcaattgaaaataaaatgctaATAACAGAGAAGAGTTCTATTGGGCTCGGGTTTCTTCGTCAGATGGGTGTCGAAAACTACTATCAACAGAACGGGGGCTGTCGAACACCCCTTGATGTGGTATACGGCACATAATGGACCTATTGATTGACGACAGCTATAAGGTAGATTTTATCGAATTGGTGTAATCGAATCCGACGTGTGAGGCGCACTTAGTTTCTTCCTACGTCAAAGTAGGGAagagaagaatgaaaaagacGTGAATCATTCGAATGTTCCCCGATCGTTCCTTTTCATTGCATTGTTTCCCATAAATATTATCATCATTATTCTCAAGGAGAAGAATTCTATGGTGAAGGTTACATTGCGGACTTTTCGAGGAGTGCCC
Coding sequences within it:
- the LOC135162998 gene encoding 1-phosphatidylinositol 4,5-bisphosphate phosphodiesterase-like isoform X1; this translates as MTKRFEFNWQMEVPEALRIGSVCDRWTEEKDNTEIELNCTFKVDEYGFFIYWQSEGKDGDVIELCQVSDVRAGGVPKDPKLYDKLVVKHGEQLDDKSLTICSGVDYTNINYQHIVCSDAATAKVWLSGIRRITHNVKANNVCPLTCLKKHWMRLRMLVDPNGKVPVKVVARTFASGKTEKLVYHCLSELGLPSGKNDVIEPDDFTFEAFYALYHKICPRNDIEELFQSITQGKADTINLEQLITFLNEKQRDPTLNEILYPLYDEKRASEIIHDYEQTEVARNQKTMTKDGFIRYLMSDENAPVFLDRLDVYMDMDQPLSHYYINSSHNTYLSGRQFGGKSSVEMYRQVLLAGCRCVELDCWDGKGEDEEPIITHGKAMCTDILFKDVIYAVRDTAFVTSDYPVILSFENHCSKTQQYKLAKYCDEILGDLLLKEPLRDYPLEPGVSLPPPSMLKRKILIKNKRLKPEVEKQELELFKQGQFVIEDEVKEDASAPPGVAAVVEQQQSVDSAIVDVIVQQQSQNASGGPAGLGDSLELAVVQQVPYTGSTTNVHPWLSSMVNYAQPIKFQGFDIAEQKNIHYNMSSFAENTGLNHLKTSAIEFVNYNKRQMSRIYPKGTRADSSNYMPQVFWNAGCQMVSLNFQTADLPMQLNQGKFEYNGSSGYLLKPDFMRRADRSFDPFAESPVDGVIATQCSVQVIAGQFLSDKKVGTYVEVEMYGLPTDTIRKEFRTKVIPANGLNPVYNEEPFLFRKVVLPDLAALRFAVYDENGRLLGQRIVPLDGLQSGYRHIALRTEANFPMSLPMLFCNIEIKIYVPDGFQEFMDALTAPRAPRKTEITSQARLRGLGMDEGDRFPGDSSQSRQLETAKPREIMEFEPITVESLRQEKGYQKLVRKQQKDLESLKKRQQKERNAVQKQQCAAIEKLIKGKNKADLSRDPIVRRAVSEQTAQWSHLAERQRREERDLIRTHLEERRVQLRKLCIAAQSSQTKQLVARHEREIKEMNAKQARSSVESTREVMNDKSLKTRQIKEGRLREKQQNNTKKFMEERKMAQIIQNREKEKLKMIHNEQLEELQKEMNGVLEMHKNEEIEYELGPKNEFYV
- the LOC135162998 gene encoding 1-phosphatidylinositol 4,5-bisphosphate phosphodiesterase-like isoform X2 — encoded protein: MTKRFEFNWQMEVPEALRIGSVCDRWTEEKDNTEIELNCTFKVDEYGFFIYWQSEGKDGDVIELCQVSDVRAGGVPKDPKLYDKLVVKHGEQLDDKSLTICSGVDYTNINYQHIVCSDAATAKVWLSGIRRITHNVKANNVCPLTCLKKHWMRLRMLVDPNGKVPVKVVARTFASGKTEKLVYHCLSELGLPSGKNDVIEPDDFTFEAFYALYHKICPRNDIEELFQSITQGKADTINLEQLITFLNEKQRDPTLNEILYPLYDEKRASEIIHDYEQTEVARNQKTMTKDGFIRYLMSDENAPVFLDRLDVYMDMDQPLSHYYINSSHNTYLSGRQFGGKSSVEMYRQVLLAGCRCVELDCWDGKGEDEEPIITHGKAMCTDILFKDVIYAVRDTAFVTSDYPVILSFENHCSKTQQYKLAKYCDEILGDLLLKEPLRDYPLEPGVSLPPPSMLKRKILIKNKRLKPEVEKQELELFKQGQFVIEDEVKEDASAPPGVAAVVEQQQSVDSAIVDVIVQQQSQNASGGPAGLGDSLELAVVQQVPYTGSTTNVHPWLSSMVNYAQPIKFQGFDIAEQKNIHYNMSSFAENTGLNHLKTSAIEFVNYNKRQMSRIYPKGTRADSSNYMPQVFWNAGCQMVSLNFQTADLPMQLNQGKFEYNGSSGYLLKPDFMRRADRSFDPFAESPVDGVIATQCSVQVIAGQFLSDKKVGTYVEVEMYGLPTDTIRKEFRTKVIPANGLNPVYNEEPFLFRKVVLPDLAALRFAVYDENGRLLGQRIVPLDGLQSGYRHIALRTEANFPMSLPMLFCNIEIKIYVPDGFQEFMDALTAPRAPRKTEITSQARLRGLGMDEGDRFPGDSSQSRQLETAKPREIMEFEPITVESLRQEKGYQKLVRKQQKDLESLKKRQQKERNAVQKQQCAAIEKLIKGKKAVSEQTAQWSHLAERQRREERDLIRTHLEERRVQLRKLCIAAQSSQTKQLVARHEREIKEMNAKQARSSVESTREVMNDKSLKTRQIKEGRLREKQQNNTKKFMEERKMAQIIQNREKEKLKMIHNEQLEELQKEMNGVLEMHKNEEIEYELGPKNEFYV